A region of Drosophila mauritiana strain mau12 chromosome 3L, ASM438214v1, whole genome shotgun sequence DNA encodes the following proteins:
- the LOC117139725 gene encoding protein sprouty, whose product MDRRNGGDPLAPPRPPKLLPRVHRPRAPEPTLSGVDHTAGGTASALASGAPGAPGASSAAPVAIHNNNSQQQLSISAAASNNNTISIIPASPDFDDYQIHHLTFLPQRPSSLSRNSSTASSTTATGISVSGSGSVSGSSSSFTRRRPPAPVPLVNSISISNNNNNSINNNFLSHFQSAEPASNALGQPPASPVTLAQPRPESERLTNEYVDTPLQHATRSQHPAGQQDNGQTTTHHLLLLPQRNQHLHLQQHQQQQQHLQQQQQQQQQHQQHARLATTTQATSVGSDHTDGLLHSHLQNSTTKPPASKQPAPPRLGMGLGLGLGLGLNQPIITKQPTPATQKEHMHALEELLQPGGAGGNGGPLVMAGDPSLLNPIVCPRCGRCRCEQCQSPRPLPQTWVCNKTCLCSAESVIDYASCLCCAKALFYHCARDNDLDCDDGNGTPCVDNPCSCGPYKRTQRWGWLGALSIFLPCLWFYWPMRGCMKLCEKCYGRFAGRGCRCQGIGGGGAGSGGGVGSIGSTSSMLPIVPLGVNGSGLGGGVSLSGGVTDGGLNQANGKAMDHGCSAARSILRKGDLTPEKRLLDSSPDY is encoded by the coding sequence ATGGATCGCAGAAATGGCGGCGATCCCTTGGCGCCACCCCGGCCCCCGAAGTTATTACCGCGCGTGCATCGACCAAGGGCGCCGGAGCCGACGTTGAGTGGTGTCGATCATACCGCAGGAGGAACTGCATCCGCACTAGCATCAGGAGCACCAGGAGCACCAGGAGCATCATCTGCAGCACCCGTAGCAATCCATAACAACAATTCACAGCAGCAACTTAGTATTAGCGCCGCCGCGAGCAACAACAATACGATATCGATAATACCCGCATCGCCGGACTTCGACGACTACCAGATCCACCATCTGACCTTCCTGCCCCAGCGTCCCAGCAGTCTGAGCCGGAACAGCAGTACGGCGTCATCGACTACGGCGACGGGCATTAGTGTCTCCGGTTCGGGATCTGTGTCGGGTTCGTCGTCCAGCTTCACGAGACGTCGACCGCCGGCACCTGTACCGCTGGTCAACAGCATaagcatcagcaacaacaacaacaacagcatcaacaacaactTCCTTAGTCATTTCCAAAGCGCTGAGCCGGCGAGCAACGCTCTGGGCCAGCCGCCCGCCTCCCCCGTCACGCTGGCGCAACCGCGACCCGAATCCGAAAGGCTAACCAACGAGTATGTGGACACGCCGCTGCAACATGCGACGCGCTCGCAGCATCCGGCTGGCCAGCAGGATAATGGCCAGACGACCACCCACcacctgttgctgctgccccaGCGGAATCAGCACCTGCACCTgcaacaacaccagcagcaacagcagcacctgcagcagcagcaacagcagcagcagcaacaccagcaacatgCGCGACTGGCGACGACGACGCAGGCGACGTCCGTTGGCAGCGACCACACCGATGGCTTACTACATTCGCACCTACAAAATAGCACCACTAAACCACCCGCCTCGAAGCAGCCGGCACCGCCCAGACTGGGAATGGGcctgggattgggattgggtcTCGGTCTGAACCAGCCCATCATCACCAAGCAGCCGACACCCGCCACGCAAAAGGAGCACATGCACGCGCTGGAGGAGCTGCTACAACCGGGCGGAGCCGGCGGCAACGGAGGACCCCTGGTGATGGCCGGCGATCCCAGCCTGCTGAATCCCATCGTCTGTCCGCGATGCGGCCGCTGTCGCTGCGAGCAGTGCCAGAGCCCCAGGCCGCTGCCCCAGACGTGGGTGTGCAACAAGACATGTCTGTGCAGCGCCGAGTCGGTCATCGACTATGCCTCCTGCCTGTGCTGCGCCAAGGCGCTGTTCTATCACTGTGCCCGGGACAACGACCTGGACTGCGATGATGGCAACGGCACACCCTGCGTGGATAATCCCTGCTCCTGCGGTCCCTACAAGCGCACCCAGAGATGGGGCTGGCTGGGAGCACTGTCGATCTTCCTGCCCTGCCTGTGGTTCTACTGGCCCATGCGGGGCTGCATGAAGCTGTGCGAGAAGTGCTACGGCAGGTTCGCCGGTCGGGGATGCCGCTGTCAGGGCAtcggcggaggaggagcaggatcCGGAGGCGGAGTGGGTAGCATTGGATCCACCAGCAGCATGCTGCCCATAGTGCCGCTTGGGGTGAATGGCAGCGGGCTGGGCGGCGGCGTGAGCCTCTCCGGCGGCGTGACGGATGGTGGACTCAACCAAGCCAATGGCAAGGCCATGGATCATGGATGCAGTGCCGCCAGGAGCATACTGCGAAAGGGTGACCTCACCCCGGAGAAGCGGCTCCTGGACTCCAGTCCCGACTACTAA
- the LOC117140601 gene encoding uncharacterized protein LOC117140601: MHTNTKPQATSAAAGSENPRIGELANSNLFPFLGMQDATPAIRCSAICDWRSRFRFRFPECCQLPACLQCECESCTVYGTMLICHRVCLRAWVHIVCTGMLILIRILIAYHRRFLDVRAAPLAIVSVFPLRQSERCEIHLQPVTMRLELNH, encoded by the exons ATGCATACAAATACAAAACCACAAGCAACTTCCGCCGCCGCAGGATCAGAGAACCCGAGAATCGGAGAACTGGCGAACTCGAACCTGTTCCCATTCCTTGGGATGCAAGATGCCACGCCAGCCATTCGGTGCTCTGCGATTTGCGATTGGCGatcccgattccgattccgattccccGAATGCTGCC AGCTTCCAGCATGTCTGCAGTGCGAGTGCGAATCTTGCACCGTCTATGGAACTATGCTCATCTGCCATCGCGTGTGTCTTCGGGCATGGGTCCATATAGTATGTACTGGCATGCTGATACTGATACGGATACTGATAGCTTATCACCGCCGCTTCCTTGACGTTAGAGCAGCTCCACTGGCAATCGTATCAGTGTTTCCCCTCCGGCAATCCGAGAGATGCGAGATTCACCTTCAGCCAGTGACAATGCGACTGGAACTCAATCACTAG